From the genome of Psychroserpens ponticola, one region includes:
- a CDS encoding NAD(P)-dependent oxidoreductase, whose product MKFGIIKERKSPPDRRVVFSPEKLAEAKAQFPQAEFVVESSDIRVFSDDAYRKYGFEITNDVSDCDVLIGVKEVPLEHLIPNKKYFYFSHTIKKQPYNRKLLVDMLNKNIEMYDHETIVKKSNSRLIGFGRYAGLVGAYNGFRALGLRDKLFQLPKVETLADLNEVKAELDKITLPNIKILLTGTGKVAMGAKEILDHLKIKQVSDALYLTSQFTEPVYVMADVMEYAKRSDGKVGDKWEFYKDPSGYQSNFMPYAKETDYFIAGHFYGNNAPFLFTREDAKQPDFRINLVADISCDIDGPVASTIRPSTIADPFYGYDPHSETEVAFDADEAITMMAVDNLPCELPKDASEGFGDMFLEHVIPAFFNDDKSGILKRARITTEDGKLTERFKYLQDYVDVG is encoded by the coding sequence ATGAAATTCGGAATCATCAAAGAACGCAAAAGTCCACCAGACAGACGCGTGGTATTTTCACCAGAAAAATTAGCGGAAGCTAAAGCACAATTTCCTCAAGCCGAATTTGTAGTCGAGTCTTCAGATATTCGTGTGTTTTCCGATGATGCGTATCGAAAATATGGTTTTGAAATCACTAACGATGTTTCAGATTGTGACGTATTAATTGGTGTCAAAGAAGTGCCTCTGGAACATTTAATTCCGAATAAAAAATATTTCTATTTTTCGCACACTATAAAAAAACAACCATACAACAGGAAACTCTTAGTCGATATGCTTAATAAGAATATCGAAATGTATGACCACGAAACCATAGTTAAAAAAAGTAATTCACGACTCATAGGTTTTGGTCGTTATGCTGGATTGGTTGGTGCTTATAACGGATTTAGAGCTTTAGGTTTAAGAGACAAATTGTTTCAACTGCCAAAAGTAGAAACCCTTGCAGATTTGAATGAAGTTAAAGCTGAATTAGATAAAATTACACTTCCAAATATTAAAATTTTGCTCACAGGAACAGGTAAAGTCGCAATGGGAGCAAAAGAAATTCTTGACCATTTAAAAATTAAACAAGTTAGTGATGCTTTGTATTTAACATCGCAGTTTACTGAACCAGTTTATGTCATGGCTGATGTTATGGAGTATGCAAAACGATCAGATGGTAAAGTAGGAGATAAATGGGAGTTTTATAAAGACCCTTCAGGCTACCAAAGCAATTTTATGCCATATGCAAAAGAAACCGATTACTTTATTGCAGGACATTTTTATGGTAATAATGCACCTTTTCTATTTACAAGGGAAGATGCTAAACAACCAGATTTTAGAATCAATTTAGTGGCTGATATTTCTTGTGATATCGATGGTCCTGTAGCAAGCACAATTCGTCCTTCAACAATTGCTGATCCGTTTTATGGCTATGATCCGCATTCAGAAACTGAAGTCGCTTTTGATGCTGATGAAGCCATAACAATGATGGCTGTAGATAACTTACCATGTGAGTTGCCAAAAGATGCTAGCGAAGGTTTTGGAGACATGTTTTTAGAACATGTTATTCCTGCATTTTTTAATGATGATAAAAGTGGTATTTTAAAACGGGCTAGAATTACTACCGAAGATGGTAAATTGACAGAGCGTTTCAAATATCTACAGGATTATGTGGATGTAGGATAA
- a CDS encoding monovalent cation:proton antiporter-2 (CPA2) family protein: protein MTGSILFEAIVFLAGAIICVSIAKRLGLSSVIGYLLAGVLIGPYVLGFIGEEGEDILHFAEFGVVMMLFLIGLEIEPKNFWNMRKTIVGMGGIQVGGTILLSYILFAALGFDWKVALVISMAVALSSTAIAMQTIKEKGLMNTTFGASSFSILLFQDIIVIFMLGFIPLLANSETNASTENHGEHTNLLESLPMGFQTLAIILSVVLIIVAGRYLIVPMLRKVAKTGVRELLIAAALLIVFGISFLMEYVGISPALGAFLGGVVLSNSEFKHELESTLEPFKNLLLGLFFMAVGASINFIVISKSPLTIGGLLIAIIVLKALVLFVTGYVFKLKLDQKLLLTFSLAQIGEFAFVLLSFAFGLNILNQEQMDMMLVITALSMSLTPIIGMFNERVVLPKIGTKESIQRPMDHIAKSQKIILVGFGHFGSTIGRFLRSHGVEATILDHDSNRVDFLRKMGFEVYYGDATRLDLLESAGISEAKIIICATNKIGVSKAISKIVKEKYPHVELMIRTKNRYDAYELLNLGHENIYRESLDTSLVLARDVLSKMGFRKYTLNRQIQNFKKYDEDSLRRLASEPNRDDNYIFKAKRELEQQEKFLDEDFKRGIVDFDKHWDSDHLRKALENSNSKK, encoded by the coding sequence ATGACTGGAAGCATACTTTTTGAAGCCATAGTGTTTTTAGCTGGAGCCATTATTTGTGTTTCTATTGCCAAGCGATTAGGATTGAGTTCTGTGATTGGCTATTTGCTGGCTGGAGTTTTGATTGGCCCTTATGTTTTAGGTTTTATAGGAGAAGAAGGTGAAGATATTTTACATTTTGCAGAATTTGGAGTTGTAATGATGTTGTTTTTAATCGGATTAGAAATTGAACCAAAAAACTTCTGGAACATGCGAAAAACCATAGTTGGCATGGGAGGAATTCAAGTAGGAGGAACGATATTACTTTCCTACATTTTGTTTGCTGCATTAGGTTTTGATTGGAAAGTTGCATTGGTGATTTCTATGGCTGTTGCATTATCATCTACAGCAATCGCAATGCAAACCATTAAAGAAAAAGGTTTGATGAACACCACCTTTGGAGCCTCTTCATTTTCCATTTTATTGTTTCAAGATATTATTGTGATTTTCATGTTGGGTTTTATTCCGCTGTTAGCTAATTCTGAAACTAATGCGTCTACTGAAAATCATGGTGAGCATACTAATTTATTAGAAAGTCTTCCAATGGGTTTTCAAACCTTAGCTATTATTTTATCAGTTGTTTTAATCATTGTGGCAGGACGTTACTTAATAGTGCCAATGCTTAGAAAGGTAGCAAAAACTGGTGTTAGAGAATTACTAATTGCAGCTGCTTTGTTAATTGTATTCGGAATTTCTTTTTTGATGGAATATGTAGGAATCAGTCCAGCCTTAGGTGCTTTTTTAGGAGGAGTAGTCCTCTCAAATAGTGAATTTAAACATGAACTGGAAAGTACTTTAGAACCATTTAAAAACCTGCTTTTAGGATTGTTTTTTATGGCAGTTGGCGCTTCTATTAACTTTATCGTTATATCTAAAAGTCCGTTAACGATTGGAGGATTATTGATTGCTATTATTGTTTTAAAAGCACTCGTCTTGTTTGTTACTGGATATGTTTTTAAATTAAAATTAGACCAGAAGTTACTACTTACGTTCAGTTTAGCACAAATTGGTGAATTTGCTTTTGTGTTGCTCTCATTTGCATTCGGACTTAATATTCTAAATCAAGAACAAATGGATATGATGCTTGTAATTACAGCTTTATCTATGTCGTTAACACCAATTATAGGAATGTTTAATGAGCGCGTAGTTCTTCCTAAAATTGGAACCAAAGAATCTATACAACGTCCAATGGATCATATCGCAAAATCTCAAAAAATAATACTTGTTGGTTTTGGTCACTTTGGAAGTACGATTGGTCGTTTTTTACGTTCACATGGTGTTGAAGCAACCATTTTAGATCATGATTCTAATCGTGTCGATTTCCTTAGGAAAATGGGTTTTGAAGTCTATTATGGTGATGCCACTCGTTTAGATTTATTAGAATCTGCAGGAATTTCAGAAGCTAAAATAATTATTTGTGCGACTAATAAAATTGGCGTTTCAAAAGCAATTAGTAAAATAGTAAAAGAAAAATATCCTCATGTAGAGCTTATGATTCGTACAAAAAACAGATACGACGCTTATGAGTTATTAAATCTTGGGCATGAAAACATCTATAGAGAATCATTAGATACATCATTGGTTTTAGCTAGAGATGTATTGAGTAAAATGGGCTTCAGAAAATATACGTTAAATAGACAAATTCAAAATTTTAAAAAGTATGATGAAGATAGTTTAAGACGTTTAGCTTCTGAGCCTAATCGCGATGATAATTATATATTTAAAGCAAAGCGTGAACTAGAACAACAAGAAAAATTCTTAGATGAAGATTTTAAACGTGGTATTGTAGACTTTGATAAGCATTGGGATAGTGATCACTTGAGAAAAGCTTTAGAAAACTCAAACAGCAAAAAGTAA
- the kefF gene encoding glutathione-regulated potassium-efflux system oxidoreductase KefF → MKKILILFSHPKFEKSRVNLTLINHIKDKANVTIHDLYEQYPDFHIDVTAEKELLNQHDIIIWHHPLYWYSCPPLMKQWIDMVLEFNWAYGPEGTALQNKTCLNVITTGGSKEVYCSEGYNSFTIRQFLRPFEQTAILCGMDYFPPFAVMGTHNLNDEALNDYKINYGKLIDVLQTGLTINDFETKSFLNDIPQLETS, encoded by the coding sequence ATGAAAAAAATTCTAATTCTATTTTCACATCCTAAATTTGAAAAGTCTAGAGTAAACTTGACTTTAATTAACCATATTAAAGACAAAGCAAATGTGACTATTCACGATTTATACGAGCAATATCCAGATTTTCATATTGATGTTACTGCTGAAAAAGAATTACTAAATCAACATGATATCATCATTTGGCATCATCCATTGTATTGGTATAGTTGTCCGCCTTTAATGAAGCAGTGGATTGATATGGTGTTAGAATTTAATTGGGCTTATGGTCCAGAAGGTACAGCTTTGCAGAATAAAACTTGTTTAAATGTAATAACAACAGGAGGTTCTAAAGAAGTCTATTGTTCAGAAGGTTATAACAGTTTTACAATAAGACAATTTTTAAGACCATTTGAACAAACAGCAATTTTATGTGGCATGGATTACTTTCCTCCTTTCGCAGTTATGGGAACACACAACCTAAATGATGAAGCATTAAATGATTATAAAATTAACTACGGAAAGCTAATCGATGTATTGCAAACAGGTTTGACCATTAATGATTTTGAAACTAAATCGTTTTTGAATGATATTCCGCAACTTGAAACCTCTTAA
- a CDS encoding MarC family protein — protein sequence MDNLITFSITVFTAFFAITNPISNMTVFLSLTQGADEKTKKDINKRANFIAFIIVTVFVLLGKYIFELFNISIPAFKITGGILIFFIGFDMLQSKTSNVKSLNDVHVDENIAVSPLAIPILAGPGTIVTAMNFVSNVETIHIILVILIFGSMSLLTYLTFRASDLIVKVVGNNVISVIGKIMGLIIAIIGTGMIIQGIKISFNLIS from the coding sequence ATGGATAACCTAATTACATTTTCAATTACTGTGTTTACAGCCTTTTTTGCTATCACTAATCCTATATCAAATATGACTGTATTTTTATCATTAACGCAAGGTGCTGATGAAAAAACTAAAAAAGACATTAATAAAAGAGCAAATTTTATTGCTTTCATCATTGTAACCGTTTTTGTGCTTTTAGGTAAGTATATATTTGAATTGTTTAATATTAGCATTCCTGCATTTAAAATTACAGGAGGTATTTTAATCTTTTTTATTGGTTTTGATATGCTGCAATCAAAAACATCGAATGTTAAAAGCTTAAATGATGTTCATGTTGATGAGAATATTGCAGTTTCACCATTAGCGATTCCAATTTTAGCGGGTCCAGGAACCATTGTTACTGCAATGAATTTTGTGTCTAATGTTGAAACCATACATATCATTTTAGTAATTCTTATTTTTGGATCAATGAGTTTACTAACCTATTTAACTTTTAGAGCAAGTGATTTAATTGTTAAAGTCGTTGGTAATAATGTGATTTCAGTAATTGGAAAAATTATGGGATTAATTATAGCTATTATTGGTACAGGTATGATAATTCAAGGCATTAAAATTTCATTTAATCTTATTTCATAA
- a CDS encoding TetR/AcrR family transcriptional regulator yields MITKAELLKCSIAKFTQCGSKHVTLDDLASTLGISKKTIYTFFNNKEDLVASSLESLLNEYREEINRLVNSNGKDPILCVILIYQRGFEYLKYFEPSFLYSLQKYYPKASRLYDDFTEELANTIVYSLLKQAQNEGNIKQDVNLNLVVKIYFFRIDNLVFKKNNLFEIYSKEELFKHLVIFNLNGIITVNYTNSYFDGVLS; encoded by the coding sequence ATGATTACTAAAGCAGAATTGTTAAAGTGTTCTATTGCAAAGTTTACTCAATGTGGAAGTAAACATGTGACTTTAGATGATTTAGCAAGTACGCTTGGGATTTCAAAAAAGACAATTTATACGTTTTTTAATAACAAGGAAGATTTAGTTGCATCTAGTCTTGAAAGTTTATTAAATGAGTATAGAGAAGAAATAAATAGGTTGGTTAATAGCAATGGTAAAGACCCTATTTTGTGTGTCATATTAATTTACCAGAGAGGGTTTGAATATTTAAAATATTTTGAGCCCTCTTTTCTTTATAGTTTACAAAAATACTATCCTAAAGCGAGTCGATTATATGATGATTTTACAGAAGAATTAGCTAACACGATTGTTTATAGTTTATTGAAACAAGCTCAAAATGAAGGTAATATTAAACAAGACGTTAATTTAAACTTAGTTGTTAAAATATATTTTTTTAGAATTGATAACCTAGTTTTTAAGAAGAATAACCTATTCGAAATCTACTCGAAAGAAGAACTATTTAAACATTTAGTTATCTTTAACTTAAATGGAATAATTACAGTCAACTACACTAATTCTTATTTTGATGGAGTATTATCTTAA
- a CDS encoding efflux transporter outer membrane subunit — MKSIIKHRNFSKGVLMLVVALTLQSCFVAKDYARPDLETETEALYRTDNLPTDSVSIADVSWKNLFSDQYLQQYIEEGLQNNMDVRIAIQQMIAAEAYAKQGKAGFMPTLSVGPNYTRQEFSKNSQFGALFSGGLDTYDVTANLSWEADIWRKIRSNKRATQAAYLQSVAGHQAVKTQLISSIANTYYNLLALDAQLEVTKQTIITRENSVTTIKALKDAGQVTQVAVDQNIAQYNSAKALQVDIETAIFKTENTLSILLGKSPQNFERTTLDVQKIDQEIKLGVPATLLSNRPDVMAAEYGLIQSFELTNVANSNFYPSLTLTASGGLQSLQLDDLFNTNSLFANLVGGLTQPLLNQRKLKTQKEVALANQERSLLNFKKTLLVAGGEVSNALFSYEAETRKYGFRKNEVEALRTAEANSEELLKSGYANYLDLLTARESVLNAELNIINSQLQQLVSIVDLYEALGGGWR; from the coding sequence ATGAAATCAATTATAAAACATAGAAATTTTAGCAAAGGTGTATTGATGTTGGTTGTTGCATTAACACTTCAAAGTTGTTTTGTAGCAAAAGATTATGCTCGACCAGATTTAGAAACTGAAACAGAAGCACTTTACAGAACAGATAATTTACCAACAGATAGCGTTTCTATCGCAGATGTATCTTGGAAAAATTTATTTTCAGATCAGTATCTTCAACAGTATATAGAAGAAGGTCTGCAAAATAATATGGACGTTCGTATCGCAATTCAGCAAATGATAGCTGCTGAAGCTTATGCAAAACAAGGTAAAGCAGGTTTCATGCCAACATTAAGTGTAGGTCCTAATTATACGCGTCAAGAATTTTCAAAAAATAGTCAGTTCGGTGCTTTATTTAGTGGAGGTTTAGATACTTACGATGTTACTGCAAATTTATCTTGGGAAGCAGATATTTGGAGAAAAATAAGAAGTAATAAAAGAGCAACTCAAGCGGCTTATTTGCAAAGTGTGGCTGGGCATCAGGCTGTGAAAACACAGTTGATCTCTAGTATTGCAAATACCTATTACAATTTGTTAGCTTTAGATGCGCAGTTAGAAGTCACCAAACAAACTATCATTACTAGAGAAAATAGTGTGACGACAATTAAAGCACTAAAAGATGCAGGACAAGTAACACAGGTCGCTGTAGATCAAAATATTGCACAATATAATAGTGCGAAAGCTTTACAAGTAGATATTGAAACTGCCATTTTTAAAACTGAAAACACACTAAGTATCCTACTAGGTAAATCGCCTCAAAATTTTGAAAGAACTACGTTAGACGTTCAGAAAATAGATCAAGAAATAAAACTTGGTGTTCCTGCAACACTACTTAGTAATCGACCAGATGTTATGGCTGCTGAGTATGGTTTGATTCAATCTTTTGAATTGACAAATGTTGCTAACAGTAATTTTTATCCGTCGTTGACATTAACGGCTTCTGGAGGTTTACAAAGTTTACAACTAGACGACTTGTTTAATACCAATTCTCTATTTGCTAATTTAGTTGGAGGCTTAACACAACCACTTTTAAATCAGCGAAAGCTTAAAACTCAAAAAGAAGTCGCATTAGCAAATCAAGAAAGGTCTTTATTAAATTTCAAGAAAACGTTATTAGTTGCTGGAGGCGAGGTGTCTAATGCCTTATTTTCTTATGAAGCTGAAACTAGAAAATACGGGTTCAGAAAAAATGAAGTAGAAGCTTTAAGAACTGCTGAAGCAAATTCCGAAGAACTCCTAAAAAGTGGTTATGCTAACTATTTAGATTTATTAACAGCAAGAGAAAGTGTATTAAATGCAGAACTTAATATTATAAATAGCCAATTACAACAATTAGTGTCTATAGTAGATTTATATGAAGCACTTGGTGGTGGATGGAGATAA